One window of the Rhipicephalus microplus isolate Deutch F79 chromosome 2, USDA_Rmic, whole genome shotgun sequence genome contains the following:
- the LOC119169361 gene encoding putative G-protein coupled receptor No18: MVRPHTRTMEEDGGVLWTTAPLPSVTVISEAVNTSSFEMDDVVEAYPSGIAMSVQEAVGTALSLSFITVFTVVGNVLVICSVFNHRPLRTVQNVFLVSLALADIAVALLVMPFNVAYSIMGRWVFGLHFCELWLTCDVLCCTASILNLCAIALDRYWAIHDPINYAQKRTLRRVLLSIFLVWVISALISVPPLIGWNDWPEQFDETTPCRLTQETGYVLYSASGSFFIPLLIMSIVYLKIFLATRRRLRERANAAAKVPSSATRCAATVEPSAALLQERHPSSSEETPPPQHRDQTTENRPSLADTSVTLQQNGRPPSVKVFTCWEERQRISLSRERRAARVLGIVMGVFVLCWLPFFIMYVTAAFCDHCVQSDRLVNFITWLGYVNSALNPVIYTVFNTDFRRAFRSLLCSGHRRTHL, translated from the exons ATGGTGAGACCCCACACGAGAACGATGGAGGAGGACGGCGGAGTCCTCTGGACTACGGCGCCCTTGCCCAGCGTTACGGTCATTTCCGAAGCGGTTAATACGTCGTCGTTCGAAATGGATGATGTGGTGGAAGCCTATCCCAGCGGGATCGCTATGTCCGTGCAGGAAGCCGTGGGCACCGCTCTGTCTCTAAGCTTTATCACCGTATTCACCGTGGTCGGTAACGTGCTGGTCATCTGCTCCGTCttcaaccaccggcccctgcgcACCGTACAAAACGTATTCCTGGTCTCGCTGGCCCTGGCTGACATCGCCGTGGCGCTCCTGGTGATGCCTTTCAACGTGGCCTACTCCATAATGGGTCGCTGGGTGTTTGGTCTGCACTTCTGCGAGTTGTGGCTCACCTGTGACGTCCTGTGTTGCACGGCCTCCATCCTGAACCTGTGCGCCATAGCACTGGACCGGTACTGGGCCATACACGACCCCATCAACTACGCCCAGAAACGCACGCTACGCCGAGTGCTGCTCTCCATCTTTTTGGTGTGGGTCATCAGTGCGCTGATCTCGGTGCCCCCACTTATCGGCTGGAACGACTGGCCCGAGCAGTTCGATGAGACCACGCCCTGCCGACTGACACAG GAGACCGGTTACGTCCTGTACTCGGCAAGTGGGTCGTTCTTCATACCACTGCTCATCATGAGCATCGTGTACCTCAAAATCTTTCTGGCAACCCGACGAAGGTTGCGAGAGCGGGCCAACGCCGCCGCCAAGGTACCCAGCTCCGCTACCCGCTGCGCAGCCACCGTCGAGCCTTCGGCCGCGCTCCTTCAAGAACGTCAcccgtcgtcgtcggaggagacGCCTCCGCCGCAACACCGTGACCAGACTACGGAGAACCGGCCGTCGCTGGCCGACACCAGCGTGACGCTGCAGCAGAACGGGCGGCCTCCGAGCGTCAAGGTGTTCACCTGCTGGGAAGAGCGCCAGCGCATCTCCCTATCGCGCGAGAGGCGAGCTGCCCGCGTGCTGGGCATCGTGATGGGAGTGTTCGTGCTGTGCTGGCTGCCCTTCTTCATCATGTACGTGACGGCCGCCTTCTGCGACCACTGCGTCCAGTCGGACCGGCTCGTAAACTTCATCACCTGGCTGGGCTACGTGAACTCGGCGCTCAACCCCGTCATATACACCGTGTTCAACACTGACTTCCGCCGCGCTTTTCGCAGTCTCCTCTGCTCAGGTCATCGCCGGACACATTTGTGA